One Vibrio sp. CDRSL-10 TSBA genomic region harbors:
- the pepN gene encoding aminopeptidase N, with the protein MAQNPQAKYRTDYKEPSHTITDIALTFDLHDTATTVTAVSQVKQMGQTTTLTLDGEGLELKALQVNGADWQDYTLLEAGLEIRSLPAECELTIVTLINPEANSALEGLYKSGGAFCTQCEAEGFRRITYYLDRPDVLAKYTTTVIADQAQYPFLLSNGNKIAEGSSDNGRHWVKWQDPHPKPAYLFALVAGDFDVLRDQYTTQSGRNVALEIFVDKGNLDRANHAMVSLINAMKWDEERFCLEYDLDIYMVVAVDFFNMGAMENKGLNVFNSKYVLANEQTATDTDYLGIEAVIGHEYFHNWTGNRVTCRDWFQLSLKEGLTVFRDQEFSSDLGSRAVNRINNVRIIRGPQFAEDASPMSHPIRPDQVIEMNNFYTLTVYEKGSEVIRMMHTLLGEEGFQKGMKLYFERHDGTAATCEDFVSAMEDASGVDLKQFRLWYSQSGTPELTVSSEYDAAAQTYTLTVDQVTEPTQDQKEKQPLHIPFDVELYAQDGRVIPLQCNGKPVGHVLDVKQAKQTFVFENVQEQPIPSLLREFSAPVKLNYQYSDDELTFLMVHASNEFARWDAGQMLLAKYIRANVERVQNGDNVTLPESVVDAFRGVLLSDELEPAFVAEMLSLPGHNEVSGWYKRVDVDAIANVLKALKVILATEMQDEFSATYHVLKQTEYSIEHAAIGRRALRNTCLAYLAFTEQGNTLAEAQYQQANNMTDTMAAMAAANSAGLACRETLMADYSAKWKHDGLVMDKWFALQGCNPADNALEVIKATMSHEAFSMKNPNRIRSLIGSFLNMNPVRFHAKSGEGYRFAGEILREMNSSNPQVASRLIDPLLKFRRYDEQRQALIKAELEGLKAMDNLARDLYEKVTKALEQ; encoded by the coding sequence ATGGCTCAAAATCCACAGGCCAAATATCGTACCGATTATAAAGAGCCTTCTCATACCATTACTGATATCGCATTGACGTTTGATCTGCATGATACCGCAACGACAGTGACCGCGGTGTCTCAAGTCAAACAAATGGGTCAGACAACGACACTGACACTGGATGGAGAAGGACTGGAATTAAAAGCGCTACAAGTGAATGGCGCTGACTGGCAGGATTACACCTTGCTGGAAGCTGGTTTAGAAATTCGCTCGCTACCGGCGGAATGCGAACTGACGATTGTTACGCTAATCAATCCTGAAGCGAACAGTGCACTGGAGGGTTTGTACAAATCCGGAGGTGCTTTCTGTACTCAGTGTGAAGCCGAAGGTTTCCGCCGTATTACGTATTATCTCGACCGTCCGGACGTGCTGGCTAAATACACCACCACAGTGATAGCAGACCAGGCGCAGTATCCGTTCCTGCTCAGCAATGGTAATAAAATTGCTGAGGGCAGCAGTGACAACGGTCGTCATTGGGTTAAGTGGCAAGATCCGCATCCAAAACCCGCTTACCTGTTTGCGCTTGTGGCCGGTGATTTTGACGTGCTGCGTGACCAGTACACCACCCAGTCCGGTCGCAACGTAGCGCTGGAAATCTTTGTCGACAAAGGTAACCTGGATCGTGCTAATCACGCGATGGTGTCACTCATCAACGCGATGAAATGGGATGAAGAGCGTTTCTGCCTTGAGTACGATCTGGATATCTACATGGTGGTCGCGGTTGACTTCTTTAACATGGGCGCGATGGAGAACAAAGGCCTGAACGTGTTTAACTCTAAATACGTACTGGCTAATGAGCAGACCGCAACCGATACCGATTATCTGGGTATTGAAGCGGTTATCGGCCATGAATATTTCCATAACTGGACTGGTAACCGCGTCACCTGTCGTGACTGGTTCCAGCTCAGCCTGAAAGAAGGTCTGACGGTGTTCCGCGATCAGGAGTTCTCGTCTGATCTTGGCTCACGGGCAGTAAACCGCATTAACAACGTACGTATTATTCGTGGCCCGCAGTTTGCGGAAGACGCCAGCCCGATGTCACATCCGATTCGTCCGGATCAAGTGATTGAAATGAACAACTTCTACACCCTGACTGTTTACGAAAAGGGCAGCGAAGTGATTCGCATGATGCACACCTTGCTGGGTGAGGAAGGCTTCCAGAAAGGGATGAAACTGTACTTTGAACGTCATGACGGTACCGCAGCCACCTGTGAAGATTTCGTCTCGGCGATGGAAGATGCGTCTGGCGTGGACCTCAAGCAATTCCGTTTGTGGTATAGCCAGTCCGGTACACCGGAACTGACGGTCAGCAGTGAGTATGATGCCGCTGCGCAGACTTACACCCTGACGGTAGATCAGGTCACTGAGCCCACTCAGGATCAAAAAGAGAAGCAGCCGCTGCATATTCCATTCGATGTTGAATTGTATGCACAAGATGGCCGTGTTATCCCGTTACAATGTAACGGAAAGCCGGTTGGTCATGTCCTGGATGTGAAACAGGCCAAACAGACCTTTGTGTTTGAAAATGTGCAAGAGCAGCCAATTCCGTCTTTGCTGCGTGAGTTTTCCGCCCCGGTTAAACTGAACTACCAATACAGTGATGACGAGCTGACCTTCCTGATGGTTCACGCCAGCAATGAGTTTGCCCGCTGGGATGCCGGCCAGATGCTGCTGGCGAAATACATTCGCGCTAACGTCGAGCGTGTCCAAAATGGTGACAACGTCACTCTGCCAGAGTCAGTTGTGGATGCGTTCCGTGGTGTTCTGCTCAGTGATGAGCTAGAGCCGGCGTTTGTGGCCGAAATGCTGTCTCTGCCTGGCCATAATGAAGTGTCGGGTTGGTACAAGCGCGTTGATGTTGATGCGATTGCGAACGTACTGAAAGCACTGAAAGTGATTCTGGCAACAGAAATGCAGGATGAGTTCAGCGCGACCTATCATGTACTCAAACAAACAGAGTACTCGATTGAGCATGCCGCGATTGGTCGCCGTGCACTGCGCAATACGTGTCTGGCGTATCTGGCCTTTACTGAGCAGGGTAATACGCTGGCTGAAGCGCAATATCAGCAAGCCAACAACATGACCGATACCATGGCTGCGATGGCCGCCGCCAACAGCGCCGGCCTGGCGTGTCGTGAAACCCTGATGGCGGATTACAGCGCCAAATGGAAACACGATGGTCTGGTGATGGATAAATGGTTTGCGCTGCAAGGTTGTAACCCGGCAGACAACGCGCTTGAAGTGATCAAAGCCACCATGAGCCATGAAGCGTTCAGCATGAAGAACCCGAACCGGATCCGCAGCCTGATTGGCTCGTTCCTTAACATGAACCCGGTGCGTTTCCATGCTAAGAGCGGCGAAGGCTACCGCTTTGCCGGTGAGATTCTGCGTGAAATGAACAGCAGCAATCCGCAGGTCGCTTCACGTCTTATCGACCCGTTACTAAAATTCCGTCGTTATGATGAACAGCGTCAGGCATTAATCAAAGCTGAGCTGGAAGGGTTGAAAGCGATGGATAACCTGGCGCGTGATCTGTACGAGAAGGTCACTAAAGCACTGGAACAGTAA
- a CDS encoding DUF2835 domain-containing protein, whose protein sequence is MTHYFFSLNISYQAFLSHYSGAASQVLVVTEQGLRLQLPASRFRPFLSQIGVKGRFRLTTDHNNKFVKLEVLP, encoded by the coding sequence GTGACACACTATTTTTTCTCGCTCAATATTTCCTATCAGGCATTTCTTTCCCACTATTCCGGTGCGGCCAGTCAGGTATTGGTGGTCACCGAACAGGGGCTGCGTCTGCAATTGCCTGCCAGTCGCTTCCGACCATTTCTGAGTCAGATTGGAGTAAAAGGTCGATTTCGTCTGACAACTGACCACAATAACAAGTTCGTAAAGCTAGAAGTTCTGCCATAA
- a CDS encoding cell division protein ZapC has protein sequence MLKPSDKWSWYYSDSEGYLMLDLGEEMVFRTNLSRNLLVDCGFTDNHFSVDDASDYQTYKERISGLDLSEPRKAELALYCVAAKRFHKPVQPKSWFFDYQGDESVPEEGDIVSLVNGYNQGYFIVLEVGESASLCALADLDAFVLNGSKQLEFGQVIKVMHDRMTNANHIFVAEPTMALVG, from the coding sequence ATGCTTAAACCAAGTGACAAATGGAGTTGGTACTATTCAGATAGCGAAGGCTATCTGATGCTGGACCTGGGCGAGGAGATGGTATTCCGTACCAATCTTAGTCGCAACCTGCTGGTGGACTGCGGGTTCACCGATAATCACTTTAGTGTTGATGACGCATCAGACTATCAAACATACAAGGAACGCATCAGCGGCCTTGATTTAAGCGAACCACGTAAAGCTGAACTTGCCCTGTATTGTGTGGCGGCCAAGCGTTTTCATAAACCGGTTCAGCCTAAGAGTTGGTTCTTTGATTACCAGGGCGATGAGTCTGTACCTGAAGAAGGGGACATTGTCAGCCTGGTCAACGGTTATAATCAGGGCTATTTCATTGTTCTGGAAGTCGGAGAGAGTGCCAGCTTGTGCGCTTTAGCCGATTTAGATGCCTTCGTGCTGAACGGCAGTAAACAGCTGGAGTTTGGCCAGGTGATTAAAGTCATGCATGACCGCATGACAAACGCGAACCATATTTTTGTTGCGGAGCCGACCATGGCTCTGGTTGGTTAA